The following DNA comes from Buttiauxella agrestis.
TATCGACCGGGCGGTACAACACTTCCGCGCCCACGCCGCCGTACATGGTTTCGAGATAGCCGCCGTAAACCTGCCCGTACCAACTGTTGCCCAGGTACTGGAAGTAGTTGGCTTGCAGGTTATTGACGTAAACATCATTTTCAACGTAGTCGCGAACGTGGGTACGCACTCGCGGCAGTGTCGAGTCGTTCGGCGGATTGGTGTAGTTAAATTTGTCGTAGTTATTGGCGATGTTGGCAAACAGGCTGCCGGTGGTGAGCAAGTGGTCCGTGACCCACCAGTCGGCGGTTCCCATCACGCCAACCTGATACATATAGAAACTTTCCGGCCCGCCAACCGACTGGTTGAGCACCGGGTTTATCGCGAAATTCACCTTTGATTTGTCGATGAAATACCCTTGCTCGGTTTTCGCTGGCACCACCGGTTCTTCGCGTTTTTGCACCAGTTGTGTTTCATGCCCCAGCGGCTCGCCTTGCAGATGGTTTTGCAGGCTGGCGACATCCGTTTCCGTCGTCACCTGCGGCATATTCAGGCGCGTTTCGGTGATGCGGATGGTGCGAATATTTTCCGGCAGGTCATTCATGATAATGCGGTTGGCGCGTTCAATGCCTTCGCGGGAATCACGGTATTTCACCTGCTCGCCCGTCACATACAGCGTATCGCCTTTGACCTGGATATTCGGGTTGGCCAGGCCCGCGTTGTATTTAAGCAGCGTGAGCTGATTGGCGACCACCGTCGGCTGGAGAATTTCATCTTGCGGTTGCGGCTGGTATTGCGGGCGACGATTGTCGTTATAGCCCGGTCGCAAATCGTTGAAGTTGGTCCGCAACGTCACGCCAAACATGAAGGTATTCCCGCGTTCGTAGCTGACGTTAACGTCGGCCCAATCGGCGACACGGTAGATAGCGCCGACGTTAACGTTGCTACGCTGCTCGAGTTTCCCGGCAAAATCCTGGGTGTAATTATTGCCTTCATATTCCACTTTCAGGCGCAGCGGCTGCCATGGAGTCTGGTATTCAATGCCGCCAAACAGTGATGCCGGGCCGTGGAACATGCCGCTAAAGTTGAACGAACCCGCCTGGTTGTAGCTGTTATCGCGATAGCAATAACCGTCGCTGACTTCGCAGAATGGGTTTTTCACGTTACCGCTGGTGCCCATGTAGCCCCAGCCCATTCCGAGGGTAAAGTCGAACGGCCCCCAGGCTTTGCTCGCCACAATATATTCACTGTCGAACAGCCCGGTGCCGCCTAAATCGCGCACGCCGACCGCCACTTGCGGCAGGTAATATCCCTCTTCCCAGAGGCGCACTTTCATGTCGAATGCTTTGTCTTTGTAGGTTTGATTACCCGAGAAAGCCTCGACGCTGCTGTATTGTTTGGTGCGCACATCGGTGTAGCGCAGCGTGGTTTCAAGCCACGGGAAAAGCTGCACCGAAGCCGAGTAAAAGCGGTACTGGTCATTATCGCGGTAGTTCAGGCTGAATTCGCCCTCACGCGCCATGCGCGCCGTCGGGGTTTGGAGCAAACCGACGCCGCCAAAATCCGATTGTGACGGGCCAACAGGTGCCGGAAAAGTTTCGGCATGGCAGGCCGCGGAGACCGCCAGCGCCAGCAAGCTGTAGAGCGTTTTATTCTTCATCAATCCGGTCTCCGATGGGTCAGAGAGTTGAGGATTTGCTGATTCAGGCTGTTGAAATCAGAGTTAAAAAGTCGGTCGCTGAAACCGACAAACAGGATGCTGCCCGGCGTGAGTTCCACATGGCGTTTATTCCAGTACGCGACCGGCGCTTTTTGCGTTTTGCCGTCCGGGTAAATCACCCACGCATAGCTGCGGTCAGCCCCGCTGAGTTTGTCGATGCCATCCAGATATTCATCGGCACTGCGCCCGGCCACAAACGGCTTCTCGCCCGGCGAGCTGACTAATCCCATCAGCGTGATGGTGGTCGGCTGTGCGCCGGTCCACAGGCTGTATTCGCCCTGAAGCGGAACGTTGGCACGCGGACGAACGCGCACCCAGTCCGGATCGAGGTCAACAAACTGCCGTCCGGTGACGTGTATGGCCTGCATCTGCTGGCGCATGCCGTTGATAGCTGCGGCGTCGTCGCCATCTTCCTGCGCGGCAAATTCGCTTAACTGAGCCAGTAATTTCTGGTGCTGTTGTTCTGCCGCAGCAGATGCCTGGCGTTCGCTGATGACGGCACCCGGCCACCAGGCGTTTGCCAGCACAGGCTGTGTGACTAAATCAGCCAGTCTTTCAACGTTTTTAATGGTTTGATTTTGTGGGTAAATCGTCACGTTTCCGGCAGCGTAAGCATTGAATACCAGGGTGGATAAGGTGAGCGCCGCAAAAACGTGTCGGATGACGCTGCGCTTATCCGACCTACACATCATCGAGGCTTTAATTTTCATTCTTTTGCCGCCTTCAATAAAATGGTGTTAACCGGCCAATAATCGGGGCCAAGATATTGTTTTGACTGGCGGATATGACCTTCGCTGTCTATCCAGAAGCGGTTATGCCAGGTTTTGCCGTCGGCGGTAATTTCTTCGTCGAGCACGCGAACCGGCGTGGTGCTCATCGCTATGTCCAGCGTGTCGGTACCATCCCAGGTGAAGGTGGAACGCGCCGTCGCCATGCGCACCTGTTGGTGTTCAGTCCAGGCCATTTGCCGCGTCCAGCTTGCGCCATCAATAATTTGATTCGGGTTGGTTAGCGGGTCGTTTGCCAGGTTAGTGACCTGCTGGAGGTTGTCGCCAAGCCCGGTGGTTTTCACGATGCGGCCATGTTCGGTGACGATCATCGCCCGGTCTTGCGTCACCCATTTTTGTTGGCCGTTTTCGTCAAAGGCCAGCACCACAAAAATTTGCGGGCCGTTATTGATGCGCATGTACTGGCTGGCGTAGCGCATATTTTGAATTTCATCATGAGTTAGCTGTATGCCGTCATCCCCCACCATGCTGTGCCAGAGCGAGGAGCCAAGGCCTTTGGTGGTGTCGGAACATGCCTGAAGTAACAGGCAAGAAAGAAGAATTACGAGTCGCTGCACGAGGTTTCCCCGGAGTCGAAATAACCACACCGAAGTGTGGTTAGAGTTAAATCACCCGCGAAATTAACGGGTGCTGGTCGTCGTGGTGGTGGTGGTCCCGGTATTGGAACCATCACCGCCACCGGTTGCAGCAAGTGCTACACCCACTGCCGACCCGACAGTGCTGGCGCTGGTCGCAGTAGAACTCCCTGCGGACACATTCGTTGCTTGTGCGCCAGCTGCTTCACCCGTTGATACCGGGTCAGCATTTGCCGCGCCAGCCGCTGCCAGCGTGAATATGGCGAAAGCGCCATAAAGAACTTTCTTCATAACAATTTCCCTTCATTGAATGAATGGAGATTTGCCCAAAAGGAATTTCAGGCGTTTCGAGTATACACAACAAGTAATAGCGACAGACCGCGACGGGGAATAAGGAGAGAGCTTTAAGATAAATGGAAATATAACAATATTGGCAATATTGACATTTCATTTAGATGATGAAAAACAGACAGTTAAAATATAATCAAGAGGAAATACAATCTAATTAATCCGAAAATAAACCCGTAGAATTATCAGGTTATAGGTGTTTTTAGGATTAACCTCACGCTGGGGAATTAAGCTATTTACGGGGCAAGGGGAATTATCTTATTTAAATAAATAAGCCGACCATAAGATCGGCTTATATTTAATGTCTATTACTCTTACCCTAAATAATTCGAGTTGTGGGTAGGCGGCAAACTTACGAATCCCCAGGAGCTTACAAAAGTAAGTGACTGGGGTGAGTAAGTGCAGCCAACACCGCCGCAACTCGAAGTATGACGGGTATTATGCGCGCCAGGATTTATAACGGTTGATTAAACCATTCGTTGAAGAATCGTGAGTGCTGATTTCTGCATTGTCGCCCAGCTCCGGCAGAATACGGTTAGCCAGTTGCTTACCTAATTCCACGCCCCACTGATCGAAGGTGAAGATGTTCAGGATGGCACCCTGAGTGAAGATCTTGTGCTCATACAGCGCAATCAGAGCGCCGAGGCTGAACGGAGTGATTTCACGCAGCAGGATGGAGTTAGTTGGGCGGTTGCCTTCAAACACTTTGAACGGCACAACGTGTTCCAGAGTTTTTGGATCTTTACCCTGGTCAGCATATTCCTGCTCAACCACATCGCGTGCTTTACCAAATGCCAGCGCTTCTGTCTGAGCGAAGAAGTTAGACAGCAGTTTTGGATGGTGATCAGAAAGCGGGTTGTGGCTGCTCGCAGGCGCGATGAAGTCACAAGGAACCATTTTGGTACCCTGGTGAATCAGCTGGTAGAACGCGTGCTGGCCGTTAGTGCCAGGCTCGCCCCAGATGATTGGGCCAGTCTGGTAATCAACCGCGTTGCCGTTACGGTCAACGTATTTGCCGTTGGATTCCATGTTGCCCTGCTGGAAGTAAGCAGCAAAACGGTGCATGTACTGGTCGTATGGCAGAATTGCTTCGGTTTCTGCGCCGAAGAAATTGTTGTACCAGATACCAATCAGCGCCAGCAGCACAGGCAGGTTTTCCTCTGCCGGCGTGTTCGCGAAGTGTTTGTCCATGGCGTGTGCACCGGACAGCAATTCAACAAAGTTTTCGTAGCCGACTGACAGGATGATAGACAGGCCAATCGCGGACCACAGGGAGTAACGGCCACCGACCCAATCCCAGAATTCAAACATGTTGGCCGTGTCGATACCGAACTCGCCAACCGCTTTTGCGTTGGTAGACAGCGCCGCGAAGTGTTTCGCCACGTGTTTGTTATCGCCAGCGGTTGCCAGGAACCAGTCGCGCGC
Coding sequences within:
- the pgi gene encoding glucose-6-phosphate isomerase, with translation MKNINPTQTAAWQALQAHFDEMKDVTIAELFAQDADRFGKFSATFDDLMLVDYSKNRITEETLTRLQALAKETDLQGAIKSMFSGEKINRTEDRAVLHVALRNRSNTPIIVDGKDVMPEVNAVLEKMKTFSESIISGNWKGYTGKAITDVVNIGIGGSDLGPFMVTEALRPYKNHLNMHFVSNVDGTHIAEVLKNVDPETTLFLVASKTFTTQETMTNAHSARDWFLATAGDNKHVAKHFAALSTNAKAVGEFGIDTANMFEFWDWVGGRYSLWSAIGLSIILSVGYENFVELLSGAHAMDKHFANTPAEENLPVLLALIGIWYNNFFGAETEAILPYDQYMHRFAAYFQQGNMESNGKYVDRNGNAVDYQTGPIIWGEPGTNGQHAFYQLIHQGTKMVPCDFIAPASSHNPLSDHHPKLLSNFFAQTEALAFGKARDVVEQEYADQGKDPKTLEHVVPFKVFEGNRPTNSILLREITPFSLGALIALYEHKIFTQGAILNIFTFDQWGVELGKQLANRILPELGDNAEISTHDSSTNGLINRYKSWRA
- a CDS encoding YjbF family lipoprotein — encoded protein: MQRLVILLSCLLLQACSDTTKGLGSSLWHSMVGDDGIQLTHDEIQNMRYASQYMRINNGPQIFVVLAFDENGQQKWVTQDRAMIVTEHGRIVKTTGLGDNLQQVTNLANDPLTNPNQIIDGASWTRQMAWTEHQQVRMATARSTFTWDGTDTLDIAMSTTPVRVLDEEITADGKTWHNRFWIDSEGHIRQSKQYLGPDYWPVNTILLKAAKE
- the yjbE gene encoding exopolysaccharide production protein YjbE; the encoded protein is MKKVLYGAFAIFTLAAAGAANADPVSTGEAAGAQATNVSAGSSTATSASTVGSAVGVALAATGGGDGSNTGTTTTTTTSTR
- a CDS encoding capsule biosynthesis GfcC family protein; the encoded protein is MKIKASMMCRSDKRSVIRHVFAALTLSTLVFNAYAAGNVTIYPQNQTIKNVERLADLVTQPVLANAWWPGAVISERQASAAAEQQHQKLLAQLSEFAAQEDGDDAAAINGMRQQMQAIHVTGRQFVDLDPDWVRVRPRANVPLQGEYSLWTGAQPTTITLMGLVSSPGEKPFVAGRSADEYLDGIDKLSGADRSYAWVIYPDGKTQKAPVAYWNKRHVELTPGSILFVGFSDRLFNSDFNSLNQQILNSLTHRRPD
- a CDS encoding YjbH domain-containing protein, giving the protein MKNKTLYSLLALAVSAACHAETFPAPVGPSQSDFGGVGLLQTPTARMAREGEFSLNYRDNDQYRFYSASVQLFPWLETTLRYTDVRTKQYSSVEAFSGNQTYKDKAFDMKVRLWEEGYYLPQVAVGVRDLGGTGLFDSEYIVASKAWGPFDFTLGMGWGYMGTSGNVKNPFCEVSDGYCYRDNSYNQAGSFNFSGMFHGPASLFGGIEYQTPWQPLRLKVEYEGNNYTQDFAGKLEQRSNVNVGAIYRVADWADVNVSYERGNTFMFGVTLRTNFNDLRPGYNDNRRPQYQPQPQDEILQPTVVANQLTLLKYNAGLANPNIQVKGDTLYVTGEQVKYRDSREGIERANRIIMNDLPENIRTIRITETRLNMPQVTTETDVASLQNHLQGEPLGHETQLVQKREEPVVPAKTEQGYFIDKSKVNFAINPVLNQSVGGPESFYMYQVGVMGTADWWVTDHLLTTGSLFANIANNYDKFNYTNPPNDSTLPRVRTHVRDYVENDVYVNNLQANYFQYLGNSWYGQVYGGYLETMYGGVGAEVLYRPVDSNWAIGANANYVKQRDWTSSLDMMKFTDYSAPTGHITGYWTPPFADDVLVKLSIGQYLAKDKGGTLEISKRFDSGVVVGTYATITNVSKEEYGEGDFTKGFYVNVPLDIFSSSPTRSRAQVSWTPLTRDGGQMLGRKFELYGMTSDRDINFR